One window from the genome of Desulfobacterales bacterium encodes:
- a CDS encoding glycosyltransferase family 39 protein yields the protein MLLAGFLGAVFLARFSCYEQKPIFLFIAAWVSGALFWGVPEVIVDTSRYFTQAKGLELFGPGYFLGHWGNGIFAWTDLPLMPFIYGLVFKYLGEARIYIQLLNTTFFGLTALLTYLIGKTFWGREVGFRAGLLLLGMPYIFSQVPLMLVDVPSMFFLTLSVYTLATALDRGGVFYVSLAAGSLFLAFFVKYSLWLFLSVNVFVFLVYLKKNPGPAIRRCAAVLFLFVLFAGTVVLARYDFFVEQITFIKEYQKPGLGRWSESFVSTFLFQVHPFITMAALFSGYRAVRKRDFRYLVISYLVLLLVFLQIKRIRYILPILPMLALLASYGLCMVKDRVVRKFIICCAVGCSLAVALAAYQPFLRNMGAANLKDAGFFLDKQETIKTALVVISRQGKQILNQAVSVPLLDLYTNKKIIYNQIDPAKKPADFLTSSLRFTWEYQVPGFYLETAGKERPADAVVVVATRQDMDWSPSIRESIKGFDRVKMFGRTTGVFKHQTFVTIYYH from the coding sequence GTGCTGCTTGCCGGTTTTTTGGGCGCTGTTTTTCTGGCCAGATTCTCCTGTTATGAACAAAAACCAATATTTCTTTTTATCGCTGCATGGGTGAGCGGCGCCCTTTTCTGGGGGGTGCCGGAGGTTATTGTTGATACCTCGCGATATTTTACCCAGGCCAAGGGCCTTGAGCTGTTCGGACCCGGATATTTTTTGGGCCACTGGGGGAACGGGATTTTTGCCTGGACCGACCTGCCCCTGATGCCCTTTATCTATGGGCTTGTTTTTAAATATCTCGGCGAAGCAAGGATATACATCCAACTGCTCAACACCACTTTTTTTGGATTGACCGCTCTCCTCACCTATTTAATCGGCAAAACATTCTGGGGCCGGGAGGTCGGGTTCCGGGCCGGGTTGCTGCTCCTGGGAATGCCCTATATCTTTTCCCAGGTGCCGCTGATGCTGGTTGATGTTCCGAGCATGTTTTTTCTCACCCTTTCGGTCTATACCCTTGCCACGGCCTTAGACCGAGGCGGGGTCTTTTATGTTTCCCTGGCCGCAGGTTCTCTTTTTCTCGCCTTTTTTGTCAAATATTCACTATGGCTCTTCCTGTCGGTGAATGTTTTTGTTTTTCTCGTTTATCTCAAAAAAAACCCTGGGCCGGCGATCAGAAGGTGTGCCGCGGTTTTGTTTTTATTCGTTCTGTTTGCCGGAACAGTGGTCCTTGCCCGGTACGACTTTTTTGTCGAGCAGATAACCTTTATAAAAGAGTATCAAAAGCCCGGCCTCGGCCGGTGGAGCGAGAGTTTTGTCTCCACCTTTCTTTTTCAGGTTCATCCCTTTATAACCATGGCGGCCCTGTTTTCCGGTTATCGGGCAGTGCGGAAAAGAGATTTCCGCTACCTGGTGATCAGCTACCTGGTTCTTTTGCTCGTTTTTCTGCAAATAAAACGAATACGATATATTTTGCCGATCCTGCCGATGCTCGCCCTGCTCGCCTCCTACGGCCTGTGTATGGTCAAGGACCGGGTGGTGCGAAAATTTATCATCTGTTGCGCGGTTGGTTGTTCCCTGGCTGTGGCCCTGGCGGCATACCAGCCGTTTTTGCGCAACATGGGAGCGGCAAACCTGAAGGATGCCGGCTTCTTTCTGGACAAACAGGAGACAATCAAGACCGCCCTGGTTGTTATCTCCCGGCAAGGAAAACAGATACTGAACCAGGCCGTTTCCGTGCCCCTTCTCGACCTGTATACCAACAAGAAGATAATCTACAACCAGATCGATCCAGCGAAAAAACCAGCCGATTTTCTGACATCTTCACTGCGTTTCACCTGGGAATACCAGGTGCCGGGCTTTTACCTGGAGACCGCGGGCAAAGAGCGGCCCGCGGATGCGGTTGTTGTTGTTGCGACCAGACAAGACATGGACTGGTCCCCTTCTATCCGGGAAAGTATCAAGGGGTTTGACAGGGTAAAGATGTTTGGCCGGACAACCGGGGTGTTCAAACACCAGACCTTTGTCACCATCTATTATCATTGA
- the dnaN gene encoding DNA polymerase III subunit beta yields the protein MALKLNVSKEHFLSALALLQNISGKKGTLPILANVLIQCADNTIELIATDLEVGIKNMVPAEIVQPGAITLPAKILYEIVKESGTEKISLEEQDNYWMKIVAGSSVYNLAGTAAEEYPAFPEYNDGDMVSFACDSINELIEKTVFSVANERESNFTLTGILLERDELKDGSPSLRMVSSDGHRLSIMERRAQEEIKNISFEKNIIIPRRGVLEIRKICEANETVRVGFDKKQIVLKSEKVLIIIRLLNGDFPDYRNIIKVIVMEKSIEVERVLFLEALKRTNLFTEDNFNAVQLDVNKESIVLSSHNADYGNATDKIGTKYDGEPLTIGFNCRYFIETLQVMKSDIIKLYINSEQSPCLIQGDDDPGFMSIIMPMKI from the coding sequence ATGGCTCTGAAACTGAATGTATCGAAAGAACATTTTTTATCCGCCCTTGCTTTGTTACAAAACATCAGCGGCAAAAAGGGAACCCTGCCCATCCTGGCCAACGTACTTATTCAATGTGCTGACAACACCATTGAATTGATTGCCACAGATCTGGAAGTAGGGATTAAAAATATGGTTCCGGCGGAGATTGTTCAGCCGGGAGCCATTACCCTGCCGGCCAAAATTCTTTATGAAATCGTCAAGGAATCCGGTACGGAAAAAATTTCTCTGGAGGAACAGGACAACTACTGGATGAAGATCGTTGCCGGATCAAGCGTCTATAATCTCGCCGGCACGGCAGCTGAGGAATATCCGGCTTTTCCTGAATACAATGATGGTGATATGGTATCATTTGCCTGTGATTCCATTAACGAACTTATTGAAAAAACAGTCTTTTCCGTGGCAAACGAGAGGGAGAGCAATTTTACCCTTACCGGAATTCTCCTGGAAAGGGATGAATTGAAAGATGGCAGCCCGAGTTTACGGATGGTTTCCTCGGACGGTCACCGGTTGTCGATCATGGAGAGAAGGGCACAGGAGGAAATAAAAAATATAAGTTTTGAAAAAAATATAATTATTCCCCGGAGAGGGGTGTTGGAGATACGCAAAATTTGTGAAGCAAACGAAACAGTAAGGGTGGGTTTTGACAAGAAACAGATTGTTTTAAAAAGCGAAAAAGTGCTGATTATTATTCGCTTATTAAACGGCGATTTTCCTGATTATCGTAATATTATAAAAGTAATAGTTATGGAAAAAAGCATAGAAGTGGAAAGAGTGTTGTTCCTTGAAGCCCTGAAAAGAACCAATCTGTTTACTGAAGATAATTTTAACGCGGTGCAACTGGATGTTAACAAGGAAAGCATTGTTTTATCATCCCATAATGCCGACTATGGAAATGCCACTGACAAGATCGGAACAAAATATGATGGTGAACCTTTAACTATTGGTTTTAATTGCAGATATTTTATAGAGACCCTGCAGGTAATGAAGAGTGATATAATAAAGCTATATATAAATTCCGAGCAGAGCCCCTGTCTTATCCAGGGGGATGATGATCCTGGTTTTATGAGTATTATAATGCCGATGAAAATTTAA
- the gyrA gene encoding DNA gyrase subunit A — translation MREENVSTEQSISIEQELRKSYLDYAMSVIIGRALPDVRDGLKPVHRRALYAMRELSNFYNRPHVKSARIVGDVIGKYHPHGDTAVYDTIVRMAQGFSMRYPLVDGQGNFGSVDGDSPAAMRYTEARMTRLDQEMVADLEKETVDFVPNYDNSLTEPLVFPARIPNLLINGSSGIAVGMATNIPPHNLTEVLDGLIAMIDDPSIAVHRLSQIITGPDFPTGAFICGRAGIRQAYETGRGSILIRSKSHIEEIKQSKREAIIITEIPYQQNKATLVAKIAQLVKDKKITSISEIRDESDRQGMRIVLELKKDEFPDVVLNQLYKHTPLQKSFGIIMLSIVNNKPEILNLKQILQHFLLHRKTIVYRRTAHDLKKAEDRAHILAGLKIALTNLDEVVTLIRESANPPEARRGLMELFGLSEIQAQSILDMRLQKLTGLEREKIINEYESLLKDIAGYHRVLSDESLVMKIIRDEFKRIKDEYGDERRTEIIEAPDEILPEDMITRESMVVTVTHSGYIKRNPMGLYRAQRRGGKGIKGITTIEEDFVRDLYLASTHDTFLFFTNKGKVFWRKVYEIPLAGRTARGKAIVNLLELTEGEKVAAILPVSSFDHGEQAYVFMTTRLGRIKKTMLAEFSRPLRKGKIALRINEGDEIMSAAITNGNNEILLVSSNGMSIRFHESDVRAMGRVAAGVRGITLRPGDKVVGMVVLEDDKSILAVTENGYGKRSPVEDYRLQRRGGRGVIAIKASERNGKTIGVLMVTDEDEVMMIASSGKIIRMNMGAVRVIGRNTQGVRLINLAEGEKVVSMDRVAPGTDDDDDDSEENSNIQENQ, via the coding sequence ATGAGAGAAGAAAACGTGAGCACGGAACAATCCATTTCCATTGAGCAGGAGTTGCGCAAATCCTATCTCGATTATGCGATGAGCGTCATTATCGGCCGGGCCCTGCCCGATGTGCGCGACGGCCTCAAGCCGGTGCACCGGCGAGCCCTGTACGCCATGCGCGAATTGAGCAATTTTTACAACCGGCCCCACGTCAAGTCGGCGCGGATCGTTGGCGATGTTATCGGTAAATATCATCCCCACGGCGACACCGCGGTTTATGACACCATTGTCCGGATGGCCCAGGGTTTTTCCATGCGCTACCCCCTGGTGGACGGCCAGGGTAACTTCGGTTCAGTGGACGGCGATTCACCGGCGGCCATGCGCTACACCGAGGCCCGGATGACCAGGCTCGACCAGGAAATGGTGGCTGATCTTGAAAAAGAGACCGTGGATTTTGTCCCCAACTATGACAACTCCCTGACCGAGCCGCTGGTCTTTCCCGCCAGGATTCCCAACCTGCTGATCAACGGTTCCTCGGGCATCGCGGTGGGGATGGCCACCAATATTCCACCCCACAACCTGACCGAGGTACTGGACGGGCTGATCGCGATGATCGACGACCCGAGCATTGCGGTGCATCGGCTGAGTCAGATCATCACTGGGCCGGATTTTCCCACCGGCGCCTTTATCTGCGGCCGGGCCGGGATCCGGCAGGCCTATGAAACCGGCCGCGGCTCCATCCTGATCCGCTCCAAGAGCCATATCGAGGAGATCAAGCAGAGCAAGCGCGAGGCGATTATAATTACCGAAATCCCCTATCAGCAGAACAAGGCCACCCTGGTGGCCAAAATCGCCCAGCTGGTCAAGGATAAAAAGATTACCTCCATCTCCGAGATCCGGGACGAGTCGGACCGGCAGGGGATGCGGATCGTGCTGGAGTTAAAAAAGGACGAGTTTCCCGATGTGGTCCTGAACCAGCTCTACAAGCATACCCCGCTGCAGAAGAGCTTCGGGATTATTATGCTCTCCATTGTCAACAATAAGCCGGAGATTCTGAACCTCAAACAGATCCTCCAGCATTTCCTGCTTCATCGCAAGACCATTGTCTATCGCCGCACGGCCCATGATCTGAAAAAAGCGGAAGACCGGGCCCATATCCTCGCGGGATTGAAGATTGCCCTTACCAACCTGGATGAAGTTGTTACCCTGATCAGGGAATCGGCCAACCCCCCGGAGGCGCGCCGCGGCCTGATGGAGCTTTTCGGCTTGAGCGAGATCCAGGCCCAGTCCATCCTGGATATGCGGCTCCAGAAGCTGACCGGGCTGGAGCGGGAAAAGATCATCAACGAGTATGAGTCGCTCCTGAAAGATATTGCCGGGTATCACCGGGTGTTGAGTGATGAAAGCCTGGTAATGAAGATCATCCGTGACGAGTTTAAACGGATCAAGGATGAGTACGGCGACGAGCGGCGCACCGAGATCATCGAGGCCCCGGACGAGATCCTGCCGGAAGATATGATCACGCGGGAGAGCATGGTGGTCACGGTCACCCATTCCGGTTATATCAAGCGTAATCCCATGGGCCTGTACCGGGCCCAGCGGCGGGGTGGCAAGGGGATCAAGGGGATCACCACCATTGAGGAGGATTTTGTCCGCGACCTCTATCTGGCCTCCACCCATGACACGTTTTTGTTTTTCACCAACAAGGGCAAGGTGTTCTGGCGCAAGGTCTACGAGATACCCCTGGCCGGTCGCACCGCCCGGGGCAAGGCGATCGTCAACCTGCTCGAGCTTACCGAGGGCGAGAAGGTGGCTGCCATCCTGCCGGTTTCAAGTTTCGACCACGGCGAGCAGGCCTATGTGTTCATGACAACCCGGCTGGGCCGGATCAAGAAGACCATGCTGGCCGAGTTCAGCCGGCCCCTGCGCAAGGGCAAGATCGCCCTCAGGATCAACGAGGGTGATGAGATCATGTCTGCCGCCATCACCAACGGTAATAACGAGATCCTGCTCGTTTCCAGCAACGGGATGTCGATCCGTTTTCATGAGAGCGATGTTCGGGCCATGGGCCGGGTGGCCGCCGGGGTCAGGGGGATTACCCTGCGTCCCGGCGATAAGGTGGTCGGGATGGTGGTGCTGGAGGATGATAAATCCATCCTGGCGGTGACAGAAAACGGCTACGGCAAACGGAGCCCGGTGGAGGATTACCGGCTGCAGCGGCGGGGCGGCCGCGGGGTGATCGCCATCAAGGCCAGCGAACGCAACGGCAAGACCATCGGCGTCCTGATGGTCACCGACGAGGATGAGGTGATGATGATCGCCAGCAGCGGCAAGATCATCCGGATGAACATGGGGGCGGTCCGGGTCATCGGCCGCAACACCCAGGGGGTCCGGCTGATCAACCTGGCGGAAGGAGAGAAGGTGGTCAGCATGGACCGGGTGGCCCCGGGAACCGATGATGACGATGATGACAGCGAGGAAAACAGCAACATCCAGGAGAACCAATAA
- a CDS encoding XTP/dITP diphosphatase: protein MISIIVLATRNAGKVREFQELVKDFPVEIKSLRDFGPIPEVEEDGKTFEENAYKKALFTARVLGLPAIADDSGLVVEALDGAPGVYSARYAGENATDRENAAKLLKVMKGVANRKAAFACVLSIAVPSGPALTYEGRCEGEILEAPRGENGFGYDPVFFYPPLGKTFAEIPMAEKNKVSHRGLALAELARELDKVMVWLNARLEEVKPPKPDHKEFEHNDWSEEKMV, encoded by the coding sequence ATGATATCTATCATCGTCCTGGCCACCCGCAACGCCGGCAAGGTGCGGGAATTCCAGGAGCTGGTCAAGGATTTCCCTGTGGAAATAAAAAGCCTGAGAGACTTCGGGCCCATCCCGGAGGTGGAAGAGGACGGCAAGACTTTCGAGGAAAATGCCTATAAAAAGGCCTTGTTCACCGCCAGGGTCCTGGGGCTGCCCGCCATTGCCGACGACTCCGGCCTGGTGGTCGAGGCCCTGGACGGCGCCCCGGGGGTGTATTCGGCCCGCTATGCCGGAGAAAACGCCACGGACCGGGAAAACGCGGCCAAGCTCCTGAAAGTGATGAAGGGGGTCGCCAACCGGAAGGCTGCCTTTGCCTGTGTGCTCTCCATTGCCGTGCCCTCGGGCCCGGCCCTGACCTATGAAGGACGATGCGAAGGCGAAATCCTGGAGGCGCCCCGGGGAGAAAACGGCTTCGGCTACGACCCGGTCTTCTTTTACCCGCCCCTGGGCAAGACCTTTGCCGAAATACCGATGGCGGAAAAAAACAAGGTCAGTCACCGCGGTCTGGCCTTGGCCGAGCTGGCCAGGGAGCTTGACAAGGTGATGGTCTGGCTGAATGCCCGCCTGGAGGAAGTGAAACCGCCCAAGCCGGACCACAAGGAGTTCGAGCATAACGACTGGTCGGAAGAGAAGATGGTATAG
- a CDS encoding NAD(P)-dependent glycerol-3-phosphate dehydrogenase, translated as MVPVEGVAVIGAGSWGTALTKPLAENGGPVFLWGHRPEFVEQLRRDRQNKAYLPGYRFVDRITPLADLKGAVSGCRLVVMVVPSHVYRSVFRQLVPHLGAGAYVLSAAKGIENETQATMTQVMEEELAGRENDFQLGVLSGPSFAREVVQGTPTAVTVAARTLAAARYFQKAFSTEKFRVYASTDVIGLELGGALKNIVAIAAGICDGLGYGTNTRAALITRGLAEISRLGVKMGAQPLTFSGLAGLGDLVLTCTGELSRNRTVGLKLGQGKSLATILGEMNMVAEGVKTTRSAWNLARKQGVEMPILEQIHAVLYDNKGCEAAVRDLLARDLKEESG; from the coding sequence ATGGTCCCGGTTGAGGGGGTCGCGGTCATCGGTGCCGGCAGCTGGGGCACCGCCCTGACCAAACCGCTGGCCGAGAACGGCGGCCCGGTTTTTCTCTGGGGCCATCGGCCGGAGTTTGTCGAGCAGCTCCGCCGCGACCGGCAAAACAAGGCCTATCTCCCAGGCTACCGTTTTGTCGACCGGATCACCCCGCTTGCCGATCTCAAGGGGGCGGTATCCGGGTGCAGGCTGGTGGTAATGGTGGTGCCCTCCCACGTGTATCGCTCGGTTTTCCGACAACTTGTCCCCCATCTTGGCGCCGGGGCTTATGTCCTTTCAGCGGCTAAGGGGATTGAAAACGAGACCCAGGCCACCATGACCCAGGTGATGGAAGAGGAGTTGGCCGGCCGGGAAAATGATTTCCAGCTCGGGGTTCTGTCCGGGCCCAGTTTTGCCAGGGAGGTGGTCCAGGGCACACCCACGGCGGTCACCGTCGCCGCCCGGACCCTGGCGGCGGCCCGCTATTTCCAGAAAGCGTTTTCCACGGAAAAATTCAGGGTATATGCCAGCACCGACGTTATCGGCCTGGAACTGGGCGGGGCGTTGAAGAATATCGTGGCCATTGCCGCCGGGATCTGCGACGGTCTCGGCTACGGCACCAATACCCGGGCCGCGTTGATCACCAGGGGGTTGGCGGAAATCAGCCGGCTCGGGGTGAAGATGGGCGCCCAACCGCTCACCTTTTCCGGTCTGGCCGGTCTGGGTGACCTGGTCCTCACCTGTACCGGCGAACTCAGCCGTAACCGGACCGTGGGGTTGAAGCTGGGCCAGGGCAAATCACTGGCCACCATTCTCGGGGAAATGAACATGGTGGCCGAGGGGGTCAAGACCACCAGATCGGCCTGGAACCTGGCCCGGAAACAGGGGGTGGAGATGCCGATTCTGGAACAGATCCACGCGGTACTCTACGACAACAAGGGCTGCGAGGCCGCGGTCAGGGATCTTTTGGCGCGCGACTTGAAAGAAGAATCAGGATAA
- a CDS encoding serine hydrolase, with protein MGAGNNRIKRLGPVLEKLFEQAAKEGVFSGAAVGVQKGLGRGRKKYTAVYGKSSSAPRAKKVSPGSFFDLASLTKPLGTTLAVLCLIKEGKTTLCQRLTALLDEGVPGGKEDITLWQLLNHCSGLPAHRPYYEKMGGMGQEKARKKIYSMILKEPLAAVPGTRAIYSDLGFMLLGRIIEKKSGKTLADYLADRVMTPLGLEKKIFFSGTEGSGNNNPGAGFVATRYCSRRHRVICGEVDDNNAAVMGGTAGHAGLFGDIEGVLALTSHLLEMWHQQNEHPGFSNQELACFFERKKEIPGSSWALGFDTPSFTGSSSGRFLSAKSVGHLGFTGTSFWIDYKKELVMVLLTNRVHPGGDNSLIRSFRPLFHDTVVKSLFSLEE; from the coding sequence ATGGGCGCGGGAAACAACAGGATAAAAAGGCTTGGGCCGGTATTGGAAAAACTGTTTGAACAGGCGGCAAAAGAGGGTGTTTTTTCTGGCGCGGCAGTGGGAGTACAAAAAGGGCTGGGCCGGGGCCGGAAAAAGTATACAGCGGTTTATGGAAAGAGTTCCAGCGCACCGAGGGCGAAAAAAGTATCACCCGGCAGTTTTTTCGATCTGGCATCGCTTACCAAACCCCTTGGCACCACCCTGGCTGTTCTCTGTCTGATCAAGGAAGGAAAAACAACCCTTTGTCAGAGGCTCACCGCCCTTCTGGACGAGGGGGTGCCAGGGGGAAAAGAGGACATAACCCTGTGGCAGCTGCTCAATCACTGTTCCGGTCTTCCCGCCCACCGACCCTATTACGAAAAGATGGGCGGAATGGGGCAAGAGAAAGCCAGGAAAAAAATTTATTCGATGATATTAAAAGAACCGCTGGCCGCGGTTCCCGGAACCAGGGCGATATACAGTGACCTTGGTTTTATGTTGCTCGGCCGGATTATTGAAAAAAAATCAGGAAAAACCCTGGCCGACTATCTTGCCGACAGGGTGATGACCCCGCTGGGACTTGAAAAGAAAATTTTTTTCAGCGGGACGGAGGGGTCGGGGAACAACAACCCGGGAGCGGGTTTTGTTGCCACCCGCTACTGCTCCCGCCGCCACAGGGTTATCTGTGGCGAGGTGGATGATAATAATGCCGCGGTTATGGGGGGTACAGCCGGTCATGCCGGCCTGTTCGGGGATATTGAAGGGGTGCTTGCCCTTACCTCCCATTTACTTGAGATGTGGCATCAACAAAACGAACATCCAGGTTTTTCCAACCAGGAGCTGGCCTGTTTTTTTGAAAGAAAAAAAGAGATTCCAGGGAGCAGTTGGGCCCTGGGTTTTGATACCCCTTCCTTTACAGGATCAAGCAGCGGCCGTTTTCTTTCCGCTAAAAGCGTCGGTCATCTCGGTTTTACCGGCACTTCTTTCTGGATAGATTATAAAAAGGAGTTGGTAATGGTGCTCCTGACCAACCGGGTCCATCCTGGCGGCGATAACAGTCTTATCCGTTCCTTTCGGCCCCTTTTTCATGATACTGTGGTGAAGAGCCTTTTTTCGCTTGAGGAATAA
- the gyrB gene encoding DNA topoisomerase (ATP-hydrolyzing) subunit B, whose amino-acid sequence MVEDNKDYGAEQIKVLAGLEAVRKRPAMYIGNTSEGGLHHLVYEVVDNSIDEAMAGYCTKIRVTIHKDNSVSVEDNGRGIPVAIHPEEKISALELVMGTLHAGGKFDNSTYKVSGGLHGVGVSVVNALSELTTAEIKRDGKIYRQTYRYGVKESEVEIVGKSSHTGTTITFKPDTTIFTESTEYKYEIIQKRLRELAFLNKGVKILLKDERSGADDEFNYKGGIEEYVEYLNRKRTVINTRPIILTGEKDQVQVEVGFQYFEGYNERLFTFVNNINTKEGGTHVAGFRAALTKCINRYASDDVVPKNLKEKMGGDDVREGLTSVISVRVPDPQFEGQTKTKLGNSEVRSIVESICNEKLSIFLEQNPQEAKKILAKAVEAARAREAARRAKDLSRKKGVGLDLLMAGKLAECQEKDPKKRELFLVEGDSAGGSAKQGRDRAFQAILPLRGKIMNVEKARFDKILGSEEIKQIIAALGAGIGKEDFNPEKLRYHKIIIMTDADVDGAHIRTLLLTFFYRQMHSLVEGGYIYIGQPPLFRLGRGKKERFFTDEEMLNRYLFSLAGSSMTVSMTGENGSGRIDDLQGVLRKLTTYQKIIDYLDRINIWGEMVDFLLENGVYSADQFSDEVFVSELKNKLNEKKLILGNLRTSRWKPSCYEFDAAIKDKAHMVITVGPEIPLIPEYRNAITMYPRIRQYLKQRFVIESGAHTFEADNWHQLLTLIRKESFKGSSLQRYKGLGEMNPEQLWETSMNPDKRTLQKVKIDDAEKADDIFITLMGEKVEPRRDFIQTHALEVSDLDI is encoded by the coding sequence GTGGTTGAAGATAACAAGGATTATGGCGCGGAACAGATAAAGGTTCTGGCCGGTCTGGAGGCAGTACGCAAAAGACCGGCCATGTATATTGGCAATACCTCCGAGGGCGGGCTCCATCATCTGGTCTACGAGGTGGTTGATAACAGTATCGATGAGGCAATGGCCGGATACTGTACCAAAATCCGGGTAACGATCCATAAGGACAACAGCGTTTCTGTCGAGGATAACGGTCGCGGCATTCCGGTGGCCATTCATCCTGAGGAAAAAATTTCAGCCCTGGAACTGGTGATGGGGACCCTGCACGCCGGCGGCAAGTTCGACAACTCCACCTATAAGGTTTCCGGCGGGCTGCACGGGGTGGGTGTTTCGGTGGTTAACGCCCTGAGCGAGCTTACCACTGCCGAGATAAAAAGGGATGGAAAAATTTATCGCCAGACCTACCGCTACGGTGTCAAGGAGAGCGAGGTGGAGATAGTCGGCAAGAGTTCCCATACCGGCACCACCATTACCTTTAAGCCGGACACGACAATATTTACCGAATCTACCGAATATAAGTACGAGATCATTCAAAAGCGGTTGCGGGAACTGGCCTTTCTCAACAAAGGGGTAAAAATTCTGCTCAAGGATGAACGAAGCGGGGCCGATGATGAGTTTAACTACAAGGGCGGGATAGAGGAATATGTAGAGTACCTGAATAGAAAACGAACAGTGATCAACACCCGGCCCATCATTCTTACCGGAGAAAAGGATCAGGTTCAGGTCGAGGTAGGTTTTCAATATTTCGAGGGTTATAATGAACGGCTTTTCACCTTTGTCAACAATATAAATACCAAGGAAGGCGGCACCCATGTGGCCGGTTTCAGGGCCGCGCTGACCAAATGCATCAACCGGTATGCCAGCGATGACGTCGTGCCCAAGAACCTGAAGGAAAAGATGGGGGGCGACGATGTCCGCGAGGGATTGACCAGTGTTATCTCGGTCCGGGTTCCTGATCCCCAGTTCGAGGGACAGACCAAGACCAAGCTGGGCAACAGCGAGGTCCGCTCCATTGTCGAGAGTATCTGTAATGAAAAACTCTCCATCTTTCTGGAGCAGAATCCCCAGGAAGCAAAAAAGATTCTCGCCAAGGCGGTGGAAGCGGCCCGAGCCCGGGAAGCGGCCCGGCGGGCCAAGGACCTGTCCCGGAAAAAAGGGGTGGGTCTTGATCTGCTCATGGCCGGGAAACTAGCGGAATGTCAGGAAAAAGATCCAAAAAAACGGGAACTTTTTCTGGTTGAGGGTGATTCGGCGGGCGGCAGTGCCAAACAGGGACGGGACCGGGCCTTTCAGGCTATTCTGCCCCTGCGCGGCAAAATAATGAACGTGGAAAAGGCCAGGTTCGATAAGATTCTGGGCAGCGAGGAGATCAAGCAGATCATTGCCGCCCTGGGCGCCGGCATAGGCAAAGAGGATTTCAACCCGGAAAAGCTGCGTTATCACAAAATTATAATCATGACCGATGCCGACGTGGACGGCGCCCATATCCGGACCCTGCTCCTGACCTTCTTCTACCGGCAGATGCACTCCCTGGTTGAGGGCGGATATATCTACATTGGTCAGCCGCCGTTGTTTCGTCTGGGCCGCGGCAAAAAGGAGCGGTTTTTCACCGATGAAGAGATGCTGAACCGGTATCTCTTCAGCCTTGCCGGTTCCTCGATGACCGTATCAATGACCGGCGAGAACGGATCGGGACGCATCGACGACCTTCAGGGAGTGTTAAGAAAGCTGACCACCTATCAAAAAATAATCGATTACCTTGACCGGATCAATATCTGGGGGGAGATGGTCGATTTTCTCCTGGAAAACGGGGTGTATTCGGCCGACCAGTTCAGCGACGAGGTGTTTGTCTCTGAATTGAAAAACAAACTAAACGAAAAAAAACTGATCCTCGGCAACCTCCGGACAAGCCGGTGGAAACCGAGCTGTTACGAGTTTGACGCCGCTATCAAGGACAAGGCCCACATGGTCATCACCGTTGGCCCGGAGATCCCCTTGATTCCCGAATACCGGAACGCGATCACCATGTACCCCCGGATCAGGCAATACCTTAAGCAGCGCTTCGTCATAGAGTCGGGCGCCCACACCTTTGAGGCGGACAACTGGCACCAACTGTTGACCCTTATCCGCAAGGAATCCTTTAAGGGCAGTTCCCTGCAGCGCTACAAAGGCCTTGGCGAGATGAATCCGGAGCAGCTCTGGGAAACCTCCATGAATCCGGACAAGCGGACCCTGCAGAAGGTGAAAATCGACGACGCGGAAAAGGCGGACGACATCTTTATCACCTTGATGGGAGAAAAGGTGGAGCCGCGGCGGGACTTTATCCAGACCCATGCCCTTGAGGTGTCGGACCTGGATATCTAG
- a CDS encoding heavy-metal-associated domain-containing protein, protein MKMNEQKIRLQIKNIVCTGCAMDMETVLLDTDGILAASVNYQDGIITILYDPEDIGEEQVVAKVRSFNFETAVLGK, encoded by the coding sequence ATGAAAATGAATGAACAGAAAATACGTCTTCAGATAAAAAACATCGTCTGCACCGGCTGCGCCATGGATATGGAGACCGTGCTCCTGGACACCGACGGTATCCTGGCGGCATCGGTCAATTACCAGGACGGAATTATCACCATTCTCTACGATCCAGAGGATATTGGCGAAGAACAGGTTGTTGCCAAGGTCAGGTCCTTTAATTTCGAAACCGCGGTGCTGGGGAAATAA